TTTACAAAGCGTGTTTCTACTTCGTCTACACTGATGTACTGGCTGTTTAAAAATTTCACCAGTGCCTGTGCCATGGTCATGCGAATTGTTTTCATCGTAAATCCTCGTGTCTGTAAATTATTTATCTAAAAGCCATTTGTGTTCGTCACGGAAGAAGCGGTCGTCAAAAGGGTCGCCCGGTAGATGGCGGATCATCCAGCAGTACCACATGGGATAGCCGGGTGCGGCGACTTGCGGATGAACCTTGCCGCCCGGAATACAGACGGTGTCTGTATTCCGAACGACAAAGGCGTCATCTTCGACAACAGAGATACCGAATCCCTGCTCTTTTTCGAAGCGATAGTGATAAACCTCGGGCTGCGCATGGTCGTGAGGAGGATAGCTTGACCAGCGTCCGGCATGGTTGATCACTTCCCCTATCACGAGATTGGAATAGGGGGCGTTGTGAACGTCGAATATGGTGCGCACTGTTCGTGTAGCTGTTTCTTCCAGTGTGCCTGCTCCGAATTGCTCACTCTTGCATTCGTCCGGTGTGTAGAGCTTGGATTCGAATGTGTTGTCTTGTGTAGTTTTTAGTATAATCCACTCCGAGTCGTCAGCGGAGCAGATGTCTACTGTGATGCCTGCGGGTACATGCAGACACCACGGATCGTCGTCAATGAAATTTCCACGAGATACGTCAGTAGCTTTGCCATCCCATTTCAATGTGCCCGACCCTTTGACCAGCAGAACGGCTGTTTCTTTTTCGGGCTCACTGATGGAAAAAACGTCACCTTTGCTGAGCAATAGTTCACCGATATCCATGAGCATGCTCAGTGGGTCGTTGTCCATGCTGCAGATGGCGTTGTAACCTTTTTTGAAGGGGGATGCTTGTTTGATGCGCATGATGTACCTCGTGATGTCTAATATTTTTCGTTAAAGTAAAACTATGGCTTTGCTGGACAGGGATTCCTGACAGGCGTAAGCAATTTCCGTGGATTTTACGCCGTCATTGGCATTCACGCCCGGCGTTCTGCCTTCGTTGATGCAATCGACAAATTCCTGAATTTCGTTGATGTAGGCCTGTTTGAAGCGCTCAGGGAAGCTCTGTGAGCATTCGCGTACCGCCCCATGTTCATTATAGAGGGTCGCCAGATTCTTTTCGGGAATACCGGCAATACGAATAGAGCCTTTGGTTCCAATGATCTCCGTCTCCACCTGGTAACCGTGCGGGCAGGTTCGTCCGGCGTACAGCATGGCGACGGCATCATTGTTAAACTGGATCATGGCCATGCCGTTGTCGACATCGCCGTAATTAGCTACTTCCGGAGCCACAAAACAGCCGCCCAGAGCATACACGCTGCGGACTTCGCTGCCCAGATACCACCGGGCTAAATCAATGTCATGAATGGCCATGTCTAAGAACAGACCGCCTGATCCACCTGCTTTTAGAAATTTTACAAAGCCATCCATGCCGGCAACTGGATCTAAACCATATGCACGCAGCATGAAGGGTTTTCCGATTTCGCCTTTTTCAATTTTTTCTTTGGCGTACATATAGGTTTCGTCATAGCGGCGCATGAATCCAAGCATAAACGTTTTGTCTTTGTGCTGTTCAACAACCGCAGCCGCTTTGTGCACTTCGTCAATGGTTGTGCCCATGGGTTTTTCACTGAAAACATGAAAGCCTGCTTCCAGCGCCTGCTGAATCTGCTGGCAGTGCAAGTCTGACGGTGAACAAATAAAGATGGCGTCCAGTTCTTTGTTCTTCAGCATTTCTTCATAACTGGCATACGTATATTTTACACCGAGTTTTTCTTTGGCATACGTCGTTTCTGCTTCTACCACACTGCACGCTGCGATCAGTTCTGCATTACGTACATTAAAAGCAATATTTTCAGCATGAACCTTGCCGAGCCTTCCAAGTCCCACTGTCCCAAACCGTATTTTGTTCGTCATATGATTATCTCCGTTAATACCGTCACGCAAATTGAACTTATTTATGATTGCGTGAACAATATGTGCGGAATATGACGGCGTGTCAACATGAATAATGATTAAAATATTAATTAACGGTAAAAAAGATCATGAATAGAGCGCAATAGGTCTATGTTGCTTGTTTAATCTTCCATGCGATTACCAGTCTGGCAGATCTCTAATGGCAAATAAGTCATCCCAGCCCCCTTTGACTTTTCGTGCTCCCGTGACTCTCTTTTCACCGAAGAGATGTCGATTCGCTTGAAAAAAATCCTCTATGAAGGTCTTGCAGCCGATGATACGCCCGTCAGTAAAGTATCTGCAGCGGCATAGCAGTCGTTCAAATTGGGTTAATTCCAGTTTTTTTCCGAGTTTTTCTCGTAAAAAATCATGGCCGGTACAGGCGCGTTCCGGATGCTTTCGGACTTCGTCATACATTAATATACGTTCTAGATAGTGGGCGGAGAGACTGGGCCAGTCGTTGCCGGACGGATCCATCGATTGGGTAATCGTGCGAATCCCCGACCTTGCGGCCTGTCCGCCGCCCATCGCCTCGGCAAAGCCGCAATACCGATAAAAATGTGGTTCGTTTTCCATTCCGGCCCGTACCGGATTCATTTCTATATAAGCAGCAACTACGCGCAGCGGAGTGCCTGGTTCAACGAGCACGCTCTTGAAGCGCCTGTCCCACAAAGCGCCGCAACGCTGATTTCGTTTGTTGTACCACCGAGAAAACCGCTGTTTCAGCTGTTTCATAAACTCGCTAATATCATGCATCCTTCTCGTGTATCGCAGCTTATCACGTACAGAACTCTCTATGTCCCACACATCCCATCGCTCATAGATTTCTTCACATTCATCCTCTGAATATAAAAACGCCATGCGACGACGTAATTCATCCTCGGAAACGACCGTATTTCTATCCGGTTCTTCCAGCAGCAAATGTACATGATTCGTCATAATCGCATACGTTAATACACGTACCCCGGTAAACCCTTCGATACGTCGAATAAGCGCAATCATATGCTCTTTTTCTCGGTCGCCCAGAAGCATCTCTCGCCCGACAATACGGCTCATACAATGATAATAGGCAAGTGGCACCATTTTAATTCTATGTCTCATGCCCACAACATGCATGTGTTTTTCTTGCCGGTCAAGCTAAAAATTATAGTAAGTCAGAATTATTACATCAGCTGTTGTGCAAAATTGGCTTTAGCTGTTGGATAACTGTAGCGCGGGCGGCTGTTATCGACGGTGTAATTAACGGTATAATAATAAAATATCGGTAATAATAAAAATATTGGTATTTAACGGTTGACGAAACGGCGGCTCATTTCTATTCTACCACCATAGCAACAGAAGCGAATGGTTATGAGTGTCCGTTTTGCGGTGTTGGCTACAGGTTATTGTTGGTATCGATCAGATCATAAAAATGGCCCTGAACGTGAGTCGCTAACGGCGATTTATTGTTCGAAAATATAGAAATATAGGGTTGATTGAATATATCGGTAAGGATACAATGTGCCTGTCGGTTTAGAAGTAGGATTGAGTGATTAAGTTAAGTAAAAGAAGGGATTCTCATGAGCAACAGTGAGAAACAGGAAGTGATTCTTGAAATGCAGGGAATTACAAAAAGATTCCCGGGCGTGATTGCGCTGGATAATGTTCAGTTTGATCTACGCAAGGGGGAATGCCATGCATTGCTTGGTGAAAATGGTGCCGGTAAATCGACAATAATGAAGATTCTCGGTGGCGTTTACAGCCTGGATGAGGGAACAATTAAGCTTCGCGGTGAAATGCATGAATTTAAGAATACGATGCAGTCGCAAATGGCGGGAATCGGTTTTATTCATCAGGAACTGAATTTGGTTAAGGAATTGTCTGTCGCTGAAAACATTTACCTGGGTCGCGAGCCTTTGTTGAACAAGCAAATGACGTTGTTGAATCACAAGCAGTTGAATGCGGATGCGCAGAAGGTGCTGGATTCAATTAACATGAAATTCAAGCCGACGGATAAGGTTGGCTCGCTGAGTATTGCCCATCAGCAGATGGTGGAATTGGCTAAAGCGTTATCGCTCGATGCGCACATCATCATTATGGACGAACCTACGTCATCTTTGACGGATAGGGAAGTAGCGGAATTATTCCGGATGGTTCGCATTCTTAAGGAACAGGGGAAATCGGTCGTTTATATTTCGCATCGAATGGATGAGATCAAGGAAATTTCAGACCGTGTGACCGTTTTCCGCGATGGTCATTATATTGGAACGAAAGCTACCGAATCCATTTCAGTAGATGAAATCATTAATATGATGGTAGGTCGTTCTTTGACTGATCAATTCCCGTCACGCGACTGCAAAATCGGCGAAGTGGTGCTGAAGGCGGAGCATATCAGCCGCAAGGGTGTGTTGGATGATGTTTCTTTGGACGTGAGGGCCGGTGAAATTCTGGGTATGGTCGGGCTGGTGGGAAGCGGCCGCACAGAAACAGTTCGCTGCATTACAGGTGCGGATCGCATGGATAGCGGACGGGTCGTGGTCGATGGCAAAGAACTCAATGTTCGCTCGCCCATTGATGCCATTGTGGGCGGTATTTGTCTGATTCCGGAAGAACGTAAGGCGCAGGGACTGGTGCTGGGTTTTTCTGTGCAGGACAATATTTTGCTGCCTCTGGCCAAAAAGCTTTCGAAGCTGTGCGTGATAAACCATCGTGGCATCAAGAAAATGACCGAAGATCAGGTGAAAGCACTGCGCATCAAGACGCCGAACATTCAGCAGAAGGTGAAATTCCTCAGTGGCGGAAATCAGCAGAAGGTTGTGCTGGCAAAATGGATGACGTCGAAGTTTCGAGTGTTTATTTTTGACGAACCGACGCGCGGGATTGATGTCGGAGCCAAATATGAAATCTATAAGCTGATGAACCAGCTCGTTGAAGCAGGAAATGCAGTGATCATGATTTCGTCAGAAATGCCTGAAGTTTTGGGCATGAGTGACCGTATCGCCGTCATGTGCATGGGGCGGAAAACAGGTGAACTATCCGTATCAGAAGCAACACAAGAACGTATTATGGCCTTGGCCACTGGAACCACAATTCAACAAGCTGTATAATCAGGAGTTTTTCAATGCAAACAGAAGCGTCACAATCATCATCCTTTCTTAACAACATGAGCAATATCTGGAATGCCGTTAAGCAGTACGGGGTTTATCTCGGTCTGCTGGTATTATGTGTTGCGTTAACATTTTCATCAGAACATTTTCTGACGATGAATAACATCATGAATGTTATTCGGCAAAGTTCGGTCATCGGTATTATGGGTGTCGGAATGACCTTTGTTATTCTAACGGGCGGCATTGACTTGTCCGTTGGTTCCATTTTGGCACTGTCTTCCGTGTGTACCTGCTACATGATGGTAAATTTGCATATGTCGATTTTCATCAGTATTGCAGCCGGTTTGGCTATCGGCGTGATTTGCGGAGTGATTATTGGCTTGTTAATTACCAAGATCGGCCTGCCACCGTTCATTTCAACCCTGGCCGCTATGAGTATCTGCCGTGGTTTAGTGTTGGTTATATCCAGCGGTCGCCCGATTTTCGGCCTGCCCAAGGCGTTTGGCGAAATTGGCGGCGGGTATATCGGATTTATCCCGACACCGGTAGTGATTTTGGCGGTATTTTATGTGGTCGGCATATTTATTCTGCGAAAGACGCGTCTGGGTCTCTATGCCTATGGTATTGGTGATAATGAAGAAGCAACGCGTCTTTCCGGTGTAAACGTAGATAAATACAAGGTCATCATCTATGCTCTGAGTGGTCTGTCAGCAGCTATCAGCGGTATTGTCCTGGCATCCCGTCTGCGCAGTGCACAGCCCATGGCGGGTCTGTCCTACGAGCTGGACGTCATCGCGGCCTGCGTGATTGGTGGGGTGAGTCTTTCCGGTGGCAGCGGCCGCTTGATTGGAACCTTAGGCGGCGCACTGGTTATCTCCGTGCTGCGTAATGGATTGAATTTATTGAATGTGTCGGCTCACTGGCAGCAGGTTGCCATTGGCGTGGTGATTGCGGTCGCCGTTTCTATCGACACATTGCGTAAGAAAAAACACGGTTAATAAACACTTTTGCTGTGACAGCACACGTTCCTCAGTCGGGTGCTGCCGCAGCAGATAAATGCATCAAACAACAAAGAAATAAATAGGAGTCCCAAAATGTTAAAAAAATTCGTAATGACTACGATTATGGCGCTGGTTCTTTCTGCATCTGCAATGGCAGCTGATTTCGTGCTCGGTTTTTCACCGAAAGCACTGGTCAGCCCGTTCTGGATTCGTATGACCGAAGCGGTTGAAAAAGCAGCGAAAGAAAACGGCATCAAGTTGCGCATCGTCGCTCCTCCATCAGAAAGTGATGTCATGCAGCAGATGAACATGGTCGAAGACCTTGCGCAGCAGAACGTCGATTTGATCGCAGTTGGACCGACAGATCCTCAGGGATTGATTCCGACATTCCAGAGCATCATTGAAAAAGGTACTCCTGTTGTGATCATGGAAACACAGACGAAACTTCCCGGTGTGGATTCCATTTCTGTCATCGGTTCTGATAACACCGTGGCCGGTCGTATGGTTGGTGACGAAGCAGTTCGTTTGCTGAACGGCAAAGGCAACGTGGTTCTGATCGAAGGTATCCCTGGAAACAACACTGGCGAAGAACGCAAAGAAGGCTTCTTGAAAGTCGTCAAAGCTAATCCCGGTCTGAAACTGGTTGCATCACAGCCGGGTAACTGGGAACGCGCTCTGGCCATGAACGTCATGGAAAACATCCTGCAGTCCAACCCCAACGTCGATTTCGTCTTTGCTTGCAGCGATGAAATGGCACTGGGTTCAGCTATGGCTCTGGAAGCGGTTGGCAAACACATTCCTGTGTTCGGCGTAGATGGCAACAAAGAAGCTGTCATTGCAGTCAAAGAAGGCCGCATGACCGGTACCATCGCACAGAGTCCTGAGAAAATGGGTGAACTGCTGGTAACAGACGTCGCCGTTCCTCTGAGCAAAGGTCAGAAAGTGAAACCTGTGTTGACCACCAACTTCGAGATGATCAACAAAGCGAATTGCGACCAGTTCCTGAAATAAAAAGTTCCTTTTAATGGGTGCCTTCGGGCACCCCTTTTTTAACGAATCGGAGAATGTAATGAAGGTAAGATGGATTCCAATTATGGGGGCAATGCTTGCATTGGGGTTGAATACTGCGCCTGCGCAGGAGACCACTGCAAAACCCGTTTATATTGACGTCGTGGTTCACGGTGGTCTGGAAAATCCTTTCTGGAAAATCGAGGAGCAGGGGGTTAAGGACATTTCGGCGCGTCTGCCCGATGCCGTGGTCAGTTATCGCGGGCCGCGCAGATACAATTTCCCTGAGTTTATGACAATTTTGCAGGATACCATTGATGAACATCCCGACGCACTCGTATGTACGTTGACAGAACCGGTGCTGATGGATGATCTCTTACGTCCTGCGCTGGCAGACGGTCTCCCGGTTATTGCCATCAATGCGGCCGACATGCGTCCAGCGGATCAGCGTATGCCCGTCAAAACCTATATTGGAGAAGACAGCTATCAGGTTGGTGTTCTGGCTGCCGATGAGCTGGTAAAGCTGATTGATCCCAAACGTGCTATTTTTGGAAATCATCATAATGGAGCCGCCAATATTGAGGCGCGTGGAAAAGGTTTTTGTGACACTTTAAAAGAACATGGTGTACCGGCTGACGTGGTGGACATTTCCATTGATCCGGTGACTGCGCTCGAACGCATCCAGAGTTATCGGACGAAGCACCCGGAAGTAAATGTGATTTTTCTGAATAACGAAGTCTTTGCCCGTTCGCTGCTGGCTCAGCTGGAAGGCGAGGGCATCGTTGTCGGAAAAGATATGTACATCATCATGATGGATACCAGCCCATTGATTCTGCAATACGTTGCCGATGGCAAATTCCTGTTTGCCATTGATCAGCAGGCCTATCTGCAATCCTATCTGGGTGTGCTACTTGCCTATTTAGAAGTACGCGAGGGGGTACAGCCGCCGACAGGTACATTAAAGACCGGGCCGGTGGTCGTTGGACGTGACGACGCAAAGGCACAGCTTATGGAAAAAGCGCCTTTGGGTCATGATCTGCGCCTTGCGCTGATAACCGATGATTCACGTAACGATCCTTCCGGTGTGGCCTTGCGCTATGGCGTCCGTCATGCAGCCCATCTGCTGGGCGATATTTCGGTGAAGGTGTGGAGTGTCCAGGGAGCCTCTCAGGACGCGATGAGTAAACAGATTAAAAATGCACTTGCGGCAGAACCGGATGCATTGATCTGCGCTCTTTCTGATATGGATGCGTTGGAGCCTTTGCTGGCGGATATCACGATCCCCGTGTTGCGGGTTGGTGGTGACCTTGCACCGGCGGATGCCGATATTTTGACTTCCATTGGCGATGATCGGCAGGCGGAAGGAACGCGTGCTGCGCAGGAAGCGATGCGACGGGCCAAACCTCGTCGGGCGTTGTTTGTGGGTGCATCCGATGATGCGGCTTTGTCTGGCTGGAATGATGTCATGAAAGCCGACAATGTTGATATATCGGTGGTAAAAGCCGAAGGTGATCCCGAAGCCGTTGCTCAGCAGGTTGTTGCGCTCTATGACAAGCAGCCCGATGTGGATGTGGCACTGATTGCTAATCCGGAATGGTGCAGTCCGATCGTGGATGCACTGGAAGCCAAAGGCTATCACGTCGGCGAATCCGTGCGCATTGCCCAGCTGGGTGTGAATATTCCCGTACTGAATAATATCATGGATGGGAAAGTAATGTTTGCACTGCGTTCGCAGCCTTATTTGCAGGGGTTTTTGTCGGTGGTCTTTGCCGCACAGAAGGTGAACAACGGATTCAATCCGCCGAAAAAAATTAAGGCGGGAACAATCTTGGTTGATGAAACCAATATGTCGCGCTATATCAAATAGGTCAACCGTTACGTAATAATCATTCAGTAAATGAAGGAGAAGTAATTGAAAATTCAGAAGAAATTGGCCCTTGGTTTTTTTGTTCCCGTACTTTTGATTGTTCTCTCCGGAGTTACTGTGTTTTTCAGTATTCGCAAAATGCTCAACTCGGGTATCCGAGTTGAGCAGGCGAATCGTGTGATTACGATGGCCAACGGCTTGTCACAGTCGCTGCTGAGCCAGTCGGGGAATCTGCTCGGATTCTGTGTGTCGGGTGATGAGGCGGCCATTGAAGTTTTTCACGCGGCAGGCACCCAGTTCAATGAATGGGCTGATGAAGTTCGCGCTTCATCTGATCTCAGTGATGAGCAGCGTGCCTTGCTGATGGCTATGATTACTGAACATGAGCAATGGCTGAACAACTCTGCGGATCCTCTGATTGCTCTTCGCCGGGAAATTCAGAAAGGGGAAACGGCACGCAAAACGCTCCAGCGGATGGTGTCCACGAAATTTGGTGAGATGAAAATGGATTCCTTCAAGGCCTCGGTGCAGAAACTCGTGGATGCCGCCGATACGTCGACGGAAGAGGGGCGTGCCACATTGGCCGCAGTGAATGCGGTTATGAGCACGGTGACGGGTATGGAAGCGTCGCTTTATCGCTATGTGATTAATAACAAGCCGTCCTATCTCGAAGATTATATCAAACTGAACAAGCAGCTCGACGGGCAGCTGGAAACACTTAATAAACTGGGGATCAGTGCCTCTGTTTTACGCAATCCCGTGTTGAACTGGCGCGATAGTTACGGAGTGAAGCTGGCTGAAGTGGCAAAAGAGGCTTCCGGCTATCAGGATATGCCCGCTATCTACAAAATGCTCAGCGAGATTCAGGGTAATAAGCTGCTGGAAAGCATGCTGCTTAAAAAAGACCAGGTACTGGATTCGGCCAGTGAACTGATGGCTGAACGGCAGACGGAGGCGCGGTGGGCCGCTGCCTACAGTATTCAGGCTGTGGTTTGGGGCGGCGTACTGGCCGCTTTGGTGTCGACGGTTTTTGGATGGATGATCGGGCATGGGATTATGCGCTCTGTTCGTCGCATCGGTCGCGTGGCAGGCCGGTTACGTAAAGGAGATTTAGCATCCGGCGAATCAGTCAACGGGCGGGTCGCTCGCGACGAATTGGCTGATGTGGGGCGCGCGATGGATGAAATCGCAGAGACGCTGAGCGGGCTGCTAAGTCA
Above is a window of Spartobacteria bacterium DNA encoding:
- a CDS encoding sugar ABC transporter ATP-binding protein encodes the protein MSNSEKQEVILEMQGITKRFPGVIALDNVQFDLRKGECHALLGENGAGKSTIMKILGGVYSLDEGTIKLRGEMHEFKNTMQSQMAGIGFIHQELNLVKELSVAENIYLGREPLLNKQMTLLNHKQLNADAQKVLDSINMKFKPTDKVGSLSIAHQQMVELAKALSLDAHIIIMDEPTSSLTDREVAELFRMVRILKEQGKSVVYISHRMDEIKEISDRVTVFRDGHYIGTKATESISVDEIINMMVGRSLTDQFPSRDCKIGEVVLKAEHISRKGVLDDVSLDVRAGEILGMVGLVGSGRTETVRCITGADRMDSGRVVVDGKELNVRSPIDAIVGGICLIPEERKAQGLVLGFSVQDNILLPLAKKLSKLCVINHRGIKKMTEDQVKALRIKTPNIQQKVKFLSGGNQQKVVLAKWMTSKFRVFIFDEPTRGIDVGAKYEIYKLMNQLVEAGNAVIMISSEMPEVLGMSDRIAVMCMGRKTGELSVSEATQERIMALATGTTIQQAV
- a CDS encoding 5-deoxy-glucuronate isomerase, with translation MRIKQASPFKKGYNAICSMDNDPLSMLMDIGELLLSKGDVFSISEPEKETAVLLVKGSGTLKWDGKATDVSRGNFIDDDPWCLHVPAGITVDICSADDSEWIILKTTQDNTFESKLYTPDECKSEQFGAGTLEETATRTVRTIFDVHNAPYSNLVIGEVINHAGRWSSYPPHDHAQPEVYHYRFEKEQGFGISVVEDDAFVVRNTDTVCIPGGKVHPQVAAPGYPMWYCWMIRHLPGDPFDDRFFRDEHKWLLDK
- the iolG gene encoding inositol 2-dehydrogenase — translated: MTNKIRFGTVGLGRLGKVHAENIAFNVRNAELIAACSVVEAETTYAKEKLGVKYTYASYEEMLKNKELDAIFICSPSDLHCQQIQQALEAGFHVFSEKPMGTTIDEVHKAAAVVEQHKDKTFMLGFMRRYDETYMYAKEKIEKGEIGKPFMLRAYGLDPVAGMDGFVKFLKAGGSGGLFLDMAIHDIDLARWYLGSEVRSVYALGGCFVAPEVANYGDVDNGMAMIQFNNDAVAMLYAGRTCPHGYQVETEIIGTKGSIRIAGIPEKNLATLYNEHGAVRECSQSFPERFKQAYINEIQEFVDCINEGRTPGVNANDGVKSTEIAYACQESLSSKAIVLL
- a CDS encoding sugar ABC transporter substrate-binding protein, translated to MLKKFVMTTIMALVLSASAMAADFVLGFSPKALVSPFWIRMTEAVEKAAKENGIKLRIVAPPSESDVMQQMNMVEDLAQQNVDLIAVGPTDPQGLIPTFQSIIEKGTPVVIMETQTKLPGVDSISVIGSDNTVAGRMVGDEAVRLLNGKGNVVLIEGIPGNNTGEERKEGFLKVVKANPGLKLVASQPGNWERALAMNVMENILQSNPNVDFVFACSDEMALGSAMALEAVGKHIPVFGVDGNKEAVIAVKEGRMTGTIAQSPEKMGELLVTDVAVPLSKGQKVKPVLTTNFEMINKANCDQFLK
- a CDS encoding chemotaxis protein CheW, coding for MHVVGMRHRIKMVPLAYYHCMSRIVGREMLLGDREKEHMIALIRRIEGFTGVRVLTYAIMTNHVHLLLEEPDRNTVVSEDELRRRMAFLYSEDECEEIYERWDVWDIESSVRDKLRYTRRMHDISEFMKQLKQRFSRWYNKRNQRCGALWDRRFKSVLVEPGTPLRVVAAYIEMNPVRAGMENEPHFYRYCGFAEAMGGGQAARSGIRTITQSMDPSGNDWPSLSAHYLERILMYDEVRKHPERACTGHDFLREKLGKKLELTQFERLLCRCRYFTDGRIIGCKTFIEDFFQANRHLFGEKRVTGARKVKGGWDDLFAIRDLPDW
- a CDS encoding ABC transporter permease, producing the protein MSNIWNAVKQYGVYLGLLVLCVALTFSSEHFLTMNNIMNVIRQSSVIGIMGVGMTFVILTGGIDLSVGSILALSSVCTCYMMVNLHMSIFISIAAGLAIGVICGVIIGLLITKIGLPPFISTLAAMSICRGLVLVISSGRPIFGLPKAFGEIGGGYIGFIPTPVVILAVFYVVGIFILRKTRLGLYAYGIGDNEEATRLSGVNVDKYKVIIYALSGLSAAISGIVLASRLRSAQPMAGLSYELDVIAACVIGGVSLSGGSGRLIGTLGGALVISVLRNGLNLLNVSAHWQQVAIGVVIAVAVSIDTLRKKKHG